The Mesotoga infera genome includes a window with the following:
- a CDS encoding GNAT family N-acetyltransferase has protein sequence MKKIQGSEWKRLLPFLYKNKEFNMFIIGDIENTSPDSEHLEIFLEGNFECPDGILLRYYKFFVLADTCRMNFKEAAEIIRGYEEAMMLSGTVGGIDAISPHLGGLIKEEDMLHFAVLKEPSLIDPTHKVRRATMKDALKLLAFVSSIEEFHATEEESFMATLRDGSTRRYIIEDRSEIVATAASTSESSDMAMIIGVATRKDCRGQGYGSEVVSKLCGDLMAEGRTPCLLYDNPAAGRIYNRLGFREIGKLKTLRFKRL, from the coding sequence TTGAAGAAGATCCAGGGAAGTGAATGGAAGAGACTCCTTCCTTTTCTGTACAAAAACAAGGAGTTCAACATGTTCATTATTGGAGATATCGAGAATACAAGTCCAGACTCAGAGCACTTGGAAATCTTTCTTGAAGGGAATTTCGAGTGCCCTGACGGGATACTGCTTCGTTACTACAAATTCTTCGTTCTTGCAGATACTTGTAGAATGAATTTCAAGGAAGCAGCCGAAATCATAAGGGGGTACGAAGAGGCAATGATGTTGAGTGGGACAGTTGGTGGGATAGATGCAATTTCCCCACATTTGGGTGGCTTGATCAAGGAAGAGGATATGCTACATTTTGCAGTTCTGAAAGAACCCAGTCTCATAGATCCAACACATAAGGTAAGAAGGGCAACGATGAAAGACGCCTTGAAACTCCTTGCTTTTGTTAGTTCGATAGAGGAGTTTCACGCGACCGAAGAGGAGTCTTTCATGGCCACACTGAGAGACGGAAGCACCCGAAGATATATAATTGAAGATAGGAGCGAAATCGTGGCTACGGCCGCCAGTACTTCAGAGAGTTCCGATATGGCAATGATAATTGGTGTTGCAACAAGAAAGGATTGTAGAGGACAGGGGTATGGCTCCGAAGTCGTTTCGAAACTGTGTGGAGATCTGATGGCGGAGGGAAGGACTCCGTGTCTGCTCTACGATAATCCTGCTGCAGGAAGAATCTATAATCGTCTTGGATTCAGGGAAATTGGAAAGTTAAAGACGTTACGATTCAAGAGACTATAG
- a CDS encoding 4Fe-4S binding protein, translated as MSNKKAATLRVIVEIIFLTLFFFLLSNKDLQRWFLIFGIGLLGALFLGRVYCGWVCPMETLFRPINWLYSRLRIKRLKTPAVFKKNIFRWAILVLFVILMVAFKAFKIRINLLLYITAFSVLVTLVFEEEFWHRYICPFGTLLSMFSKSPLFGMRVEKTSCVSCGICQRVCPVSAIETEEDGMKIDSSECLVCLKCKESCPKLSINYSRFE; from the coding sequence ATGTCAAACAAAAAAGCCGCAACTCTCCGAGTAATAGTGGAGATAATTTTTCTTACACTCTTCTTTTTCTTGTTGAGTAACAAGGATTTGCAAAGATGGTTCCTGATATTCGGAATCGGTCTCCTAGGAGCTCTTTTTCTGGGAAGAGTCTATTGTGGATGGGTATGTCCTATGGAGACATTATTCAGACCTATCAACTGGTTGTACTCGAGACTGAGGATCAAGAGACTGAAGACACCAGCAGTATTCAAGAAAAACATATTTAGGTGGGCCATACTGGTGCTCTTCGTCATTCTTATGGTAGCATTTAAGGCCTTTAAGATAAGGATAAACCTGCTTCTGTACATCACCGCTTTCTCAGTCTTGGTTACTCTGGTATTCGAAGAGGAGTTCTGGCACAGATATATATGTCCCTTCGGAACACTTCTATCAATGTTCTCAAAAAGTCCGCTCTTCGGGATGAGAGTAGAAAAAACATCATGTGTTTCCTGTGGAATCTGTCAAAGGGTTTGCCCTGTAAGTGCAATTGAAACTGAAGAGGATGGAATGAAGATTGACTCCTCAGAATGCCTTGTATGTCTGAAATGCAAGGAGAGTTGCCCTAAACTCTCGATAAATTACTCTCGATTTGAATGA